Proteins from a single region of Sinorhizobium alkalisoli:
- a CDS encoding ABC transporter substrate-binding protein, translating into MRISRRLAAAASAAVLVFLAGSAMAEGEKVVIGTEGAYPPFNNLEADGTLTGFDIDIAKALCEEMKAECTFVTQDWDGAIPALIAKKYDAFIASMSITEERKQKVDFTNKYYNTPPAIVVPKDSPITEATEAALDGKTLGAQSSTTHSNYAEAHMKGADLKLYPTADEYKLDLANGRIDAAIDDVVVISEWLKTDDGACCKLLGTLPVDPVINGEGAGIALRKGDDELREKFNKAIEAIRANGKYQEINEKYFPFDVYGS; encoded by the coding sequence ATGCGTATTTCCAGACGGCTGGCAGCTGCCGCATCGGCTGCCGTTCTCGTATTCCTGGCAGGCTCGGCCATGGCAGAGGGCGAAAAGGTCGTTATCGGCACCGAAGGCGCCTACCCGCCCTTCAATAATCTCGAGGCGGACGGCACGCTGACCGGTTTCGATATCGACATTGCCAAGGCGCTCTGCGAGGAGATGAAGGCCGAATGCACCTTCGTGACGCAGGACTGGGACGGCGCCATTCCGGCGCTGATCGCCAAGAAATATGACGCGTTCATCGCGTCCATGTCGATTACCGAGGAACGCAAGCAAAAGGTCGACTTCACCAACAAATACTACAACACGCCGCCGGCGATCGTCGTACCGAAGGATTCGCCGATCACCGAAGCGACCGAAGCGGCGCTCGACGGGAAGACGCTCGGCGCGCAGAGCTCCACCACCCATTCCAACTATGCCGAAGCGCATATGAAGGGTGCCGATCTGAAGCTCTATCCGACGGCCGACGAATATAAGCTTGATCTCGCCAACGGCCGCATCGATGCTGCCATCGACGATGTCGTCGTGATCTCTGAATGGCTGAAGACCGACGACGGCGCCTGCTGCAAGCTGCTCGGCACGTTGCCGGTCGACCCGGTCATCAATGGCGAAGGCGCCGGGATCGCCCTGCGCAAGGGCGACGACGAACTGCGCGAGAAGTTCAACAAGGCGATCGAGGCCATTCGCGCCAACGGGAAATATCAGGAAATCAACGAGAAATACTTCCCGTTCGACGTCTACGGCAGCTGA
- a CDS encoding ABC transporter permease — protein sequence MSGLFAAIYSGLAWVISIIDPFCGPIGILNLFGSDTLLACGDTGWGDEIAYGFLVTASLAIATLPIGLTVGFFIALAKQSNERSLRLAANIYTTIFRGLPELLTLFIVYYGLQILVQQFLAGVGYEGPVEINAFVAGMIALGVVFSAYCSEVLLSAFKAIPQGQYEAGDALGLHRGATMRLVILPQLVRIALPGLGNLWMALLKDTALVSVIGLPDILRQTGIAARVTKQAFEFFGIACILFLILAMLSSIAFSAIERRTKRAEMGR from the coding sequence ATGAGCGGACTGTTTGCCGCCATTTACTCCGGTCTCGCCTGGGTCATATCGATCATCGATCCGTTCTGCGGCCCGATCGGCATCTTGAACCTGTTCGGATCGGACACGCTGCTTGCCTGCGGCGATACCGGGTGGGGAGACGAGATCGCCTATGGTTTTCTCGTCACCGCGAGCCTGGCGATCGCCACGCTGCCCATCGGGCTGACCGTCGGCTTCTTCATTGCACTCGCCAAGCAGTCGAATGAGCGGTCGCTACGACTTGCTGCCAATATCTACACGACGATCTTCCGCGGCCTGCCCGAACTTCTGACCCTGTTCATCGTCTATTACGGTCTGCAGATTCTCGTGCAGCAATTCCTTGCCGGCGTCGGCTACGAAGGACCCGTCGAGATCAACGCCTTCGTCGCCGGCATGATCGCGCTCGGAGTCGTCTTTTCCGCCTATTGTTCGGAGGTGCTGCTCTCCGCCTTCAAGGCCATTCCCCAGGGACAGTACGAGGCCGGGGACGCACTTGGCTTGCATCGCGGCGCCACGATGCGGCTTGTTATCCTGCCGCAGTTGGTGCGCATAGCCCTTCCCGGCCTCGGCAATCTCTGGATGGCCCTGCTCAAGGATACCGCACTGGTCTCGGTCATCGGCCTGCCCGACATCCTGCGCCAGACCGGCATTGCCGCGCGCGTCACCAAGCAAGCCTTCGAGTTCTTCGGCATTGCCTGCATCCTCTTCCTGATCCTGGCGATGCTTTCGTCGATTGCCTTTTCGGCGATCGAACGCCGGACGAAACGTGCGGAGATGGGGCGATGA
- a CDS encoding ABC transporter permease produces MSIAETMIPPQAPPPAPPKAYTLSRFLGSVTLGIWLAVAVGIFLTVVNGWDPEKFSRYGPSFLSGLGVTLALVGSSILLGAVLSLPVALGRMSKNRFWSWLAYAYVYFFRGTPLITQLFLVYYGLGSFRPELDSVGLWWFFRDAWNCALFTFTLNTAAYQAEILRGAIQSVPRGQHEGAAALGLPRGVAFFKVILPQAMIVALRPYGNEIVLMIKGSAIVAIVTVFDLMGETRRAFSRTFDYQMYIWAAALYLVMVELLRNIWAWLEARLTRHLKR; encoded by the coding sequence ATGAGCATTGCCGAAACGATGATCCCACCGCAGGCCCCGCCGCCGGCCCCTCCTAAGGCCTACACGCTCTCCCGCTTTCTCGGCAGCGTCACCCTCGGCATCTGGCTCGCAGTCGCGGTCGGCATTTTCCTCACCGTCGTGAATGGCTGGGACCCGGAGAAATTCTCGCGCTACGGACCGAGCTTCCTTTCCGGCCTGGGCGTGACGCTGGCGCTTGTCGGCTCGTCGATACTGCTCGGAGCGGTCCTGTCGCTGCCCGTGGCGCTCGGGCGCATGTCGAAGAACAGGTTCTGGTCCTGGCTCGCCTATGCCTATGTCTACTTCTTCCGCGGCACGCCGCTGATCACGCAGCTCTTCCTCGTCTATTACGGCCTCGGCAGCTTCCGCCCTGAGCTCGATTCCGTCGGGCTGTGGTGGTTCTTCCGGGATGCCTGGAATTGCGCGCTCTTTACCTTCACGCTGAACACCGCCGCCTATCAGGCCGAGATCCTGCGCGGAGCGATCCAGAGCGTGCCGCGGGGTCAGCATGAAGGCGCCGCCGCCCTCGGCCTGCCGCGAGGCGTCGCCTTCTTCAAGGTGATCCTGCCGCAGGCAATGATCGTCGCCTTGCGCCCCTATGGCAATGAGATCGTCCTGATGATCAAGGGCTCGGCGATCGTCGCGATCGTCACCGTTTTCGATCTGATGGGCGAGACGCGGCGCGCCTTCTCGCGCACCTTCGACTATCAGATGTATATCTGGGCCGCAGCACTGTACCTCGTCATGGTGGAATTGCTGCGCAACATCTGGGCCTGGCTTGAAGCCCGGCTGACGCGGCACCTGAAGCGCTGA
- a CDS encoding usg protein — protein MTNDMELQLKGYGLTTAHILYRMPDHPALLQTYIWQHYDIAPDFPEMRNFLRFWQEKLDGPLHSVRYVHRKLISASEWRALKGEFILH, from the coding sequence ATGACGAACGACATGGAACTGCAACTGAAGGGTTACGGCTTGACGACGGCCCACATTCTTTATCGGATGCCGGACCACCCGGCTCTCCTGCAGACCTATATCTGGCAGCATTACGACATCGCGCCCGATTTTCCGGAGATGCGCAACTTCCTCAGGTTCTGGCAGGAAAAGCTGGACGGACCGTTACACTCGGTACGCTACGTGCACCGCAAGCTGATATCCGCCAGCGAATGGCGGGCGCTGAAGGGAGAATTCATTCTCCACTGA
- a CDS encoding DUF2270 domain-containing protein, translating into MASELSPLTLETGLPEEKGPPLPQSSQETINTIVHYYRGEMGRMAGWRDRIDRTSNWAITVVAAMLSVSLSTPTSHHGVLLFAMLLISLLLLIEARRYRFFDVYRARVRQLERGYFAQVLAPDGVPSAKWSTSIATSLRKPIFLMSYKDAVCRRLQRNYCWMYLILLLAWALKISSSKMSMAGEFLGPVHSWSDLFENTALGPLPGSIVLIFVALFYGLILYGSFRREEREGELAHGQVHV; encoded by the coding sequence ATGGCTTCTGAACTGAGCCCGCTGACACTGGAAACGGGACTGCCGGAGGAAAAAGGTCCGCCGCTGCCGCAGTCCTCGCAGGAGACGATCAATACGATCGTCCATTATTATCGCGGCGAGATGGGCCGGATGGCGGGTTGGCGGGACCGGATAGACCGGACCTCGAACTGGGCGATCACGGTCGTCGCGGCGATGCTTTCCGTTTCCCTGTCGACCCCCACCTCGCATCATGGCGTACTGCTCTTTGCCATGCTGCTGATCAGCCTGCTGCTGTTGATCGAGGCGAGGCGCTATCGCTTCTTCGACGTTTACCGCGCCCGCGTGCGCCAACTGGAGCGCGGCTATTTCGCGCAAGTCCTTGCGCCGGACGGAGTGCCGAGCGCCAAGTGGTCGACCTCCATCGCCACGAGCCTGCGCAAGCCGATCTTCCTGATGAGCTACAAGGATGCAGTCTGCCGACGGTTGCAGCGCAATTACTGCTGGATGTATCTGATCCTGCTCCTGGCCTGGGCTCTGAAAATTTCCTCGTCGAAAATGTCCATGGCCGGCGAATTCCTCGGCCCCGTGCACTCCTGGAGTGACCTCTTCGAAAATACTGCCCTCGGTCCTTTGCCGGGTTCAATTGTGCTGATCTTCGTTGCGCTCTTTTACGGTCTCATTCTCTATGGCTCGTTTCGCCGGGAGGAGCGGGAGGGCGAACTGGCCCACGGTCAAGTGCATGTCTGA
- a CDS encoding class I SAM-dependent DNA methyltransferase, producing MTQKSKKIDEEALAEAYNRALALEKAGNFDAAAAAYREVLDLDPEDHGGASVRLASMGRGDTPIKAPDAYVATLFDQHAEVFDNVLVDQLDYCVPLLVRQRIQALGLAPFKRVLDLGCGTGLTGGALRDMAEDITGVDLSESMVEIAHEKDLYETLYVAEAVDFLDDNDDEAFDLIVATDVLPYMGALEALFFGAVDNLVPGGLLIFSSETLPEEDFAGRSYMVGLHQRFAHSEAYLKDRLTATGFEVVEVGDITVRMEEGAPIAGQLVIARFKP from the coding sequence ATGACGCAGAAGAGCAAGAAGATCGACGAGGAAGCGCTGGCGGAAGCCTATAACCGCGCCCTCGCTTTGGAAAAAGCCGGCAACTTCGACGCGGCCGCCGCCGCCTATCGGGAAGTGCTGGATCTCGACCCGGAGGATCATGGAGGAGCCTCCGTGCGTCTCGCCTCCATGGGGCGCGGCGACACGCCGATCAAGGCTCCGGATGCCTATGTCGCGACGCTTTTCGACCAGCACGCGGAGGTCTTCGACAATGTCCTTGTCGATCAGCTCGATTATTGCGTGCCGCTCCTCGTCCGCCAGCGCATCCAGGCGCTCGGCTTGGCGCCGTTCAAACGGGTTCTCGATCTCGGCTGCGGCACCGGCCTGACCGGCGGCGCCTTACGCGATATGGCCGAGGACATCACCGGCGTCGACCTTTCGGAGAGCATGGTCGAGATCGCCCATGAGAAGGATCTCTACGAGACGCTTTATGTTGCGGAAGCCGTCGATTTCCTCGACGACAATGACGACGAGGCGTTCGATCTGATCGTCGCGACGGATGTCCTGCCTTATATGGGCGCCCTGGAAGCGCTTTTCTTCGGAGCCGTCGACAATCTCGTCCCCGGCGGCCTGCTGATCTTTTCCAGCGAAACGCTGCCCGAGGAAGACTTCGCGGGACGATCCTACATGGTCGGCCTGCATCAGCGCTTCGCCCATTCGGAGGCCTATCTGAAAGACCGCCTCACGGCGACCGGATTCGAGGTCGTCGAGGTCGGCGACATAACCGTTCGCATGGAAGAAGGCGCGCCGATCGCCGGTCAACTGGTCATCGCTCGCTTCAAGCCCTGA
- a CDS encoding VOC family protein yields MQVKRIMAIIAAEDVAAAERFYKDILGLDVLMDHGWITTYGSSRKMSVQVSFASEGGSGAPVPDLSIEVDDLDAALQRMKEAGVTIEYGPANEPWGVRRFFVRDPFGRLVNILMHI; encoded by the coding sequence ATGCAGGTCAAACGCATCATGGCCATCATCGCGGCCGAGGATGTTGCGGCAGCCGAGCGCTTCTACAAGGATATCCTTGGTCTCGACGTTCTGATGGATCATGGCTGGATCACGACCTACGGTTCATCCCGGAAGATGAGCGTTCAGGTCAGCTTCGCGTCCGAAGGCGGCTCCGGCGCGCCGGTGCCCGATCTCTCGATCGAAGTCGACGATCTCGACGCCGCCTTGCAGCGCATGAAGGAGGCCGGAGTCACAATCGAGTATGGCCCTGCCAATGAGCCCTGGGGGGTGCGCCGCTTCTTTGTGCGCGACCCGTTCGGGCGGCTCGTAAACATACTGATGCATATCTAA
- a CDS encoding VOC family protein — translation MADKAKIGVPNVFPCLRYDDAPKAIEWLNETFGFEKQFVVPGENNTVAHAQLRLGPGMIMTGSGGKPDSTNPWATERFGIYVVVPDIEAHYARAKAVGAKIERPLAETEYGSREYSARDCEGNLWSFGTYDPYAEA, via the coding sequence ATGGCAGACAAGGCAAAGATTGGCGTTCCAAACGTCTTCCCCTGCTTGCGCTACGACGATGCGCCCAAGGCGATCGAATGGCTGAACGAGACCTTCGGTTTCGAAAAGCAGTTCGTGGTGCCAGGCGAGAACAATACAGTTGCGCACGCGCAGCTCCGCCTCGGCCCAGGCATGATCATGACGGGCTCCGGCGGCAAGCCGGATTCGACGAATCCCTGGGCGACTGAGCGCTTCGGCATCTATGTCGTGGTGCCCGACATCGAGGCGCATTATGCACGCGCCAAGGCCGTCGGCGCGAAGATCGAGCGCCCGCTCGCAGAGACCGAATACGGTTCACGCGAATATTCCGCGCGCGACTGCGAGGGCAATCTCTGGAGCTTCGGCACCTATGACCCATACGCGGAGGCCTGA
- a CDS encoding helix-turn-helix domain-containing protein: MPAEASGVQVNTHRSDEYSWALVTRAPDSRLAPYVIDYCGYRERALTPMRRLQPPFAGVPMIVTFGPSIDIINGNLPTERGVFRSFLAGLHDVHVVTEFEGDQIGFQVNFTLLGAFRFLNVTMSDIANRCVGLGDLLGDAAAGRLAGALHDANDWAARFDLMDRFLLDRLGRGRPMSPDVAWALKCLEESHGARSIGALSRDLACSRRTLIQRFHAQVGLNPKAVAGILRFAHAIKHIHAADEEGWADLAVGCGYYDQAHFNRDFRRYTGRTPREFRASLLPDGGGVGG; the protein is encoded by the coding sequence ATGCCGGCCGAAGCATCGGGCGTTCAGGTTAACACTCATCGCTCGGACGAGTATAGCTGGGCGCTCGTCACGCGCGCGCCCGATTCTCGGCTCGCGCCCTACGTCATCGACTATTGCGGCTATCGCGAGCGGGCGCTGACGCCGATGCGACGCCTCCAGCCGCCCTTCGCGGGCGTCCCGATGATCGTGACCTTCGGCCCATCGATCGACATCATCAATGGCAATCTGCCGACAGAGCGAGGCGTCTTTCGCAGCTTCCTGGCCGGGCTGCACGACGTTCACGTCGTCACCGAATTTGAAGGCGATCAGATCGGTTTCCAGGTGAATTTCACCCTGCTCGGGGCCTTCCGGTTTCTCAACGTCACCATGTCCGACATTGCCAATCGCTGCGTCGGTCTCGGCGACCTGCTGGGTGATGCGGCGGCCGGCCGGCTCGCGGGGGCGCTGCACGACGCGAACGACTGGGCGGCGCGGTTCGACCTGATGGACCGTTTCCTGTTGGACCGCCTTGGCCGAGGCAGGCCCATGTCGCCGGACGTTGCATGGGCGCTGAAATGCCTGGAGGAAAGCCATGGCGCGCGCTCGATTGGCGCGCTCAGCCGCGATCTCGCTTGCAGCCGCAGGACACTGATTCAACGTTTCCATGCCCAGGTGGGCCTGAACCCGAAGGCTGTCGCCGGTATTCTGCGCTTCGCCCATGCGATCAAGCACATCCACGCGGCAGATGAGGAGGGATGGGCCGATCTCGCCGTCGGCTGCGGCTATTATGACCAGGCGCACTTCAACCGCGATTTCCGGCGTTATACGGGGCGCACCCCGCGCGAATTCCGCGCTTCCCTGCTTCCTGACGGTGGTGGCGTCGGCGGGTAA
- a CDS encoding VOC family protein encodes MAKNTICLWYDKDAEAAARFYSEVFPDSAVTAVHRAPSDYPGGKEGNVLTVEFTVAGIPCIGLNGGPVFKHNEAFSFQIATDDQEETDRYWNAIVGNGGQESACGWCKDKWGISWQITPRVLTDAMAAGGDEAKRAFEAMMTMRKIDVAAIEAARRG; translated from the coding sequence ATGGCGAAGAATACGATTTGCCTCTGGTACGACAAGGACGCCGAGGCTGCCGCCCGCTTCTATTCCGAGGTCTTTCCCGACAGCGCGGTGACTGCCGTGCACCGCGCACCCAGTGACTATCCGGGCGGCAAAGAAGGCAACGTGTTGACGGTCGAATTCACTGTGGCGGGTATTCCCTGTATCGGCCTGAACGGCGGTCCCGTGTTCAAGCACAACGAAGCCTTCTCGTTCCAGATCGCCACCGACGATCAGGAGGAGACCGACCGCTACTGGAATGCGATCGTCGGCAATGGCGGCCAGGAGAGCGCGTGCGGCTGGTGCAAAGACAAGTGGGGGATTTCCTGGCAGATCACGCCGCGTGTGCTGACCGACGCGATGGCGGCTGGCGGCGACGAAGCAAAGCGCGCCTTCGAAGCCATGATGACCATGAGGAAAATCGACGTCGCCGCGATCGAGGCAGCGCGTCGCGGTTGA
- a CDS encoding NAD(P)-dependent oxidoreductase, whose amino-acid sequence MAKVAFLGLGVMGYPMAGHLKLRGGHEVTVYNRTLAKAERWAAEFGGRAAATPAEAAADQEFIFACVGNDDDLRSVTTGENGAFETIGAGAIFIDNTTASAEVARELCGAARAKGAHFIDAPVSGGQAGAENGVLTVMCGGDAEVFEKAKPVIEAYARMVGLMGPAGAGQLTKMINQICIAGLVQGLAEGIHFGKRAGLDIEKVIEVISKGAAGSWQMENRHKTMNAGKYDFGFAVDWMRKDLDIVLAEARRNGAKLPVTALVDQFYADVQALGGNRWDTSSLLARLEK is encoded by the coding sequence ATGGCCAAAGTCGCATTCCTCGGTCTCGGCGTCATGGGCTACCCCATGGCCGGACATCTCAAGCTCCGCGGAGGACATGAGGTGACGGTCTACAACCGCACCCTCGCCAAGGCGGAACGGTGGGCGGCCGAATTCGGGGGACGCGCGGCGGCCACTCCTGCCGAGGCGGCCGCGGACCAGGAGTTCATCTTCGCCTGCGTCGGCAATGACGACGACCTTCGGTCGGTCACCACCGGCGAGAACGGTGCCTTCGAAACAATCGGGGCCGGCGCAATCTTCATCGACAACACGACGGCCTCGGCCGAAGTCGCCCGCGAGCTTTGCGGCGCCGCCCGCGCCAAGGGCGCGCATTTCATCGACGCACCGGTTTCCGGCGGTCAGGCGGGCGCCGAGAACGGCGTGCTCACCGTGATGTGCGGCGGCGATGCCGAGGTCTTCGAAAAGGCGAAGCCCGTCATCGAGGCCTATGCCCGCATGGTCGGCCTGATGGGACCTGCCGGCGCCGGCCAGCTTACCAAGATGATCAACCAGATCTGCATCGCCGGCCTCGTCCAGGGGCTCGCCGAAGGTATCCATTTCGGCAAGAGGGCGGGACTCGACATCGAGAAGGTGATCGAGGTCATCTCCAAGGGAGCGGCCGGATCCTGGCAGATGGAGAACCGTCACAAGACGATGAATGCCGGCAAATACGACTTCGGCTTTGCGGTCGATTGGATGCGCAAGGACCTCGATATCGTGCTGGCCGAAGCTCGGCGCAACGGTGCCAAGCTTCCCGTCACGGCCCTGGTCGATCAGTTCTACGCGGATGTCCAGGCGCTCGGCGGCAACCGTTGGGACACGTCGTCCCTGCTCGCGCGGCTGGAAAAATGA
- a CDS encoding DNA alkylation repair protein has product MTLAPASSAEEIIAHLRGAGSAESIAGMARFGIETEAALGVSSVALRRMARQVKKDHARALELWRSGLREARILAVYTADPRAMTLPEARRWADDCNSWEVVDTLADLLVAARLEQSLIPECAADEREFVRRLAFAMIATAAVHLKKEPDAAVLTWLPLVKSHADDGRNFVKKSVNWALRQVGKRSVGCHGPALALAEKLAASDSRTARWIGKDAVRELTSAQVRVRLGLSR; this is encoded by the coding sequence ATGACGCTCGCGCCAGCGTCTTCGGCCGAAGAGATCATCGCTCATCTCCGCGGCGCCGGCTCGGCCGAAAGCATTGCAGGCATGGCGCGCTTCGGCATCGAGACCGAAGCGGCGCTCGGCGTTTCGAGCGTCGCGTTGCGCCGCATGGCCCGGCAGGTGAAGAAGGACCACGCCCGCGCGCTCGAGCTCTGGCGATCCGGCCTCCGCGAGGCGCGCATCCTCGCGGTCTATACCGCCGATCCCAGGGCCATGACGCTCCCCGAGGCGCGCCGCTGGGCCGACGATTGCAACTCCTGGGAAGTCGTCGACACGCTTGCCGACCTTCTCGTCGCCGCCCGACTGGAGCAGTCGCTGATCCCCGAATGCGCGGCCGACGAACGCGAGTTCGTCCGCCGCCTCGCCTTTGCGATGATCGCCACCGCCGCCGTTCACCTCAAGAAGGAGCCCGATGCTGCGGTCCTTACCTGGCTGCCGCTCGTCAAGTCCCACGCCGATGACGGGCGCAACTTCGTCAAGAAGAGCGTCAATTGGGCGTTGAGGCAGGTCGGCAAACGGAGCGTCGGTTGCCATGGGCCTGCATTGGCTCTCGCGGAAAAACTCGCCGCAAGCGACAGTCGCACGGCGCGGTGGATCGGAAAGGATGCCGTGCGGGAACTCACGAGTGCGCAGGTCCGCGTTCGGCTTGGCCTCTCCAGATAG
- a CDS encoding Lrp/AsnC family transcriptional regulator, translating to MDRLDRKILRLLQEDSTLAVADLAKKVGLSTTPCWRRIQKMEEDGVIRRRVALLDPVKVNTKVTVFVSIRTNSHSMEWLRRFAEVVADFPEVVEFYRMSGDVDYLLRVVVPDIAAYDAFYKRLIAKIEIRDVSSAFAMEQIKYTTQLPLDYMAVDQAKSGEE from the coding sequence ATGGACCGTCTGGACCGCAAAATCCTGCGTCTGTTGCAGGAGGATTCGACTTTGGCCGTTGCCGACCTTGCCAAGAAGGTCGGGCTCTCGACGACGCCCTGCTGGCGTCGCATCCAGAAGATGGAAGAGGACGGCGTCATCCGCCGGCGCGTGGCCCTTCTCGATCCCGTGAAGGTCAATACGAAGGTCACGGTGTTCGTGTCGATCCGCACCAATTCCCATTCGATGGAGTGGCTGCGCCGCTTCGCCGAGGTGGTGGCCGATTTTCCGGAGGTGGTGGAGTTCTACCGCATGAGCGGCGACGTGGATTATCTGCTGCGCGTGGTCGTTCCGGATATCGCGGCCTATGACGCCTTCTACAAGCGGCTGATCGCGAAGATCGAGATCCGCGACGTCTCCTCCGCCTTTGCCATGGAGCAGATCAAGTATACGACGCAGTTGCCGCTCGATTACATGGCCGTCGATCAGGCGAAGTCGGGCGAGGAATAG
- a CDS encoding uracil-DNA glycosylase family protein: MKFALWRRGSSVAASEEERLQELRAAIAACRICRDDPARGLAHRLPHEPRPVAVLSGSARVLIAGQAPGLRVHESGLPFNDASGDRLRGWLAVDRAAFYDPQNFAIVPMGFCFPGYDSHGSDLPPRGECAPLWRRRVMEAMPQIELVLAVGHHAQRWHLGSDCPKSMTEAVGNWQRFAQRNSGISVLPLPHPSWRNTGWLRRNPWFEADLVPFLRERVKALLS, encoded by the coding sequence ATGAAATTCGCACTCTGGCGAAGGGGATCATCGGTGGCGGCTAGCGAAGAGGAGCGGCTGCAGGAACTGCGCGCAGCCATCGCCGCCTGCCGCATCTGCCGGGACGATCCGGCACGCGGCCTTGCACATCGGCTGCCGCATGAGCCGCGGCCGGTGGCCGTGCTTTCCGGCTCGGCCCGCGTTCTGATTGCCGGCCAGGCGCCCGGCCTTAGGGTGCATGAATCCGGCCTGCCTTTCAACGATGCCTCCGGCGACCGGCTGCGGGGATGGCTCGCCGTCGATCGAGCCGCCTTCTACGACCCGCAGAATTTCGCGATCGTGCCGATGGGGTTCTGCTTTCCGGGCTATGACAGCCATGGCAGCGACCTGCCGCCGCGCGGCGAATGTGCGCCGCTCTGGCGCCGGCGCGTGATGGAGGCGATGCCGCAGATCGAACTGGTGCTTGCCGTCGGCCACCACGCGCAACGCTGGCATCTCGGGTCCGACTGTCCGAAGTCGATGACCGAGGCGGTGGGCAATTGGCAGCGCTTTGCACAGCGCAATTCGGGTATTTCCGTATTGCCGCTGCCGCATCCGAGCTGGCGCAATACGGGTTGGCTGCGCCGGAACCCATGGTTCGAGGCCGACCTGGTGCCCTTCCTGCGCGAGCGGGTAAAGGCCCTGCTCTCTTGA
- a CDS encoding thermonuclease family protein, with the protein MKDSKTIVARLRSRRRPAEDGDEGMGRGGACLRTGRGRFGAVGGPRRNRGRDTQGRGSLIGGWLFLLVLSIGAYFASRLPPPEKPLTGELHGAAAASDGDSLRLGGRRVRIEGIDAPEIGQSCRRGKDDWDCGAEARRRLASLVGATTTRCRLHGRDRYGRELGICESGGRDIGRAMVLSGLAVSYGLYRAEEETARERQAGLWSGDFVRPQEWRRTNGKPAETPHRADDWLELIARWIEDEIRTLAKGIIGGG; encoded by the coding sequence ATGAAGGATTCGAAAACCATTGTGGCGCGTTTGCGTTCCCGGCGCCGGCCGGCCGAGGATGGCGATGAGGGTATGGGACGAGGAGGCGCTTGCTTGAGGACGGGACGCGGCAGGTTCGGCGCGGTGGGCGGCCCCAGGCGAAATCGCGGCCGGGATACGCAAGGACGCGGCAGCCTGATCGGCGGCTGGCTGTTCCTCCTCGTCTTGAGTATCGGCGCCTATTTCGCCTCCCGTCTCCCGCCGCCGGAAAAGCCCTTGACCGGAGAATTGCACGGCGCGGCGGCGGCGAGCGATGGCGACAGCCTGCGGCTCGGCGGTCGGCGCGTGCGGATCGAGGGCATCGATGCGCCGGAGATCGGCCAGAGCTGTCGTCGCGGCAAGGATGACTGGGACTGCGGCGCCGAGGCGCGCCGGCGACTGGCCTCGTTGGTTGGTGCGACGACGACGCGCTGCCGCCTGCATGGGCGCGACCGCTATGGCCGCGAGCTCGGCATTTGCGAAAGCGGCGGCCGCGACATCGGCCGCGCGATGGTTCTCTCGGGTCTGGCGGTCAGCTACGGTCTCTACCGCGCAGAGGAAGAGACGGCACGAGAGCGGCAGGCCGGGCTCTGGAGCGGGGATTTCGTCCGGCCGCAGGAATGGCGCCGCACCAATGGTAAGCCGGCGGAGACGCCGCACCGCGCCGATGATTGGCTGGAACTCATTGCCCGCTGGATCGAAGATGAAATTCGCACTCTGGCGAAGGGGATCATCGGTGGCGGCTAG